The Athene noctua chromosome 11, bAthNoc1.hap1.1, whole genome shotgun sequence genome has a segment encoding these proteins:
- the RAB39B gene encoding ras-related protein Rab-39B isoform X2 — protein MEAIWLYQFRLIVIGDSTVGKSCLIRRFTEGRFAQISDPTVGVDFFSRLVEIEPGKRIKLQIWDTAGQERFRSITRAYYRNSVGGLLLFDITNRRSFQNVHEWLEETKVHVQPYQIVFVLVGHKCDLDTQRQVTRHEAEKLAAAYGKQSWRRLMQRAPQELGCHGLSWADASGEREVCSDQVC, from the exons atgGAGGCCATCTGGCTCTACCAGTTCCGCCTGATCGTCATCGGCGACTCCACCGTGGGCAAGTCCTGCCTCATCCGCCGCTTCACCGAGGGGCGCTTCGCCCAGATCTCCGACCCCACGGTGGGCGTGgatttcttctccaggctggtgGAGATCGAGCCGGGCAAGAGGATCAAGCTGCAGATCTGGGACACGGCCGGGCAGGAGCGGTTCCG GTCCATCACCAGAGCGTACTACAGGAACTCGGTTGGCGGACTCCTCCTCTTTGACATTACAAACCGCAGGTCCTTCCAGAACGTCCACGAGTGGCTAGAGGAGACCAAGGTGCACGTCCAGCCGTACCAGATCGTCTTTGTTTTGGTAGGTCACAAGTGTGACCTTGACACACAGCGGCAAGTCACCAGGCACGAGGCTGAGAAACTGGCTGCTGCATATG GTAAGCAAAGCTGGAGAAGATTGATGCAGCGAGCGCCACAGGAGCTTGGCTGCCATGGGCTCTCGTGGGCTGACGCCAGTGGAGAGCGGGAGGTTTGCTCGGACCAGGTCTGTTAG
- the VBP1 gene encoding prefoldin subunit 3 — protein MAAATSSETGCGEVAAGEKRGPLGIPEAVFVEDVDSFMKQPGNETADVVLKKLDEQYQKYKFLELNLAQKKRRLKSQIPEIKQTLEILKHMQKKKDSTNPMETRFLLADNLYCKASVPPTDKVCLWLGANVMLEYDIDEAQALLEKNLSTATRNLDLLEEDLDFLRDQFTTTEVNMARVYNWDVKRRNKQDPSKNKA, from the exons atggcggcggccacCAGCAGTGAGACGGGGTGCGGCGAGGTGGCGGCGGGCGAGAAGCGCGGGCCCCTCGGCATCCCCGAGGCGGTCTTCGTG GAAGATGTAGATTCTTTTATGAAACAGCCTGGAAATGAGACAGCAGATGTAGTTCTTAAGAAGTTGGATGAGCAGTATCAGAAGTATAAATTTTTGGAACTTAATCTTGctcaaaagaaaaggag GCTAAAAAGTCAGATTCCTGAAATTAAACAGACAttagaaattttaaaacacatgcagaagaaaaag GATTCCACAAATCCAATGGAAACCAGATTTTTATTGGCAGATAATCTCTACTGCAAAGCTTCAGTTCCTCCTACAGATAAAGTTTGTTTGTGGTTGGGG gcCAATGTGATGCTTGAATATGATATTGATGAAGCTCAGGCTTTGTTAGAGAAGAATTTGTCAACAGCCACAAGAAACCTTGATCTTCTAGAGGAAGACCTGGATTTTCTTAGAGATCAGTTCACCACTACAGAAGTCA ATATGGCTAGAGTTTATAATTGGGatgtaaagagaagaaacaagCAAGACCCTTCCAAAAACAAAGCATAG
- the RAB39B gene encoding ras-related protein Rab-39B isoform X1, whose translation MEAIWLYQFRLIVIGDSTVGKSCLIRRFTEGRFAQISDPTVGVDFFSRLVEIEPGKRIKLQIWDTAGQERFRSITRAYYRNSVGGLLLFDITNRRSFQNVHEWLEETKVHVQPYQIVFVLVGHKCDLDTQRQVTRHEAEKLAAAYGMKYIETSARDAINVEKAFTDLTRDIYELVKRGEISIQEGWEGVKSGFVPNVVHSSEEVVKSDRRCLC comes from the exons atgGAGGCCATCTGGCTCTACCAGTTCCGCCTGATCGTCATCGGCGACTCCACCGTGGGCAAGTCCTGCCTCATCCGCCGCTTCACCGAGGGGCGCTTCGCCCAGATCTCCGACCCCACGGTGGGCGTGgatttcttctccaggctggtgGAGATCGAGCCGGGCAAGAGGATCAAGCTGCAGATCTGGGACACGGCCGGGCAGGAGCGGTTCCG GTCCATCACCAGAGCGTACTACAGGAACTCGGTTGGCGGACTCCTCCTCTTTGACATTACAAACCGCAGGTCCTTCCAGAACGTCCACGAGTGGCTAGAGGAGACCAAGGTGCACGTCCAGCCGTACCAGATCGTCTTTGTTTTGGTAGGTCACAAGTGTGACCTTGACACACAGCGGCAAGTCACCAGGCACGAGGCTGAGAAACTGGCTGCTGCATATGGTATGAAGTACATTGAGACCTCAGCTCGGGATGCCATTAATGTGGAGAAGGCCTTCACTGATCTGACTCGAGATATATACGAGCTTGTTAAAAGGGGGGAAATTTCAATCCAGGAGGGATGGGAAGGGGTAAAGAGCGGGTTTGTCCCAAACGTAGTGCACTCTTCAGAAGAAGTGGTGAAATCAGATAGGCGATGCTTGTGCTGA